A section of the Primulina eburnea isolate SZY01 chromosome 1, ASM2296580v1, whole genome shotgun sequence genome encodes:
- the LOC140809950 gene encoding uncharacterized protein yields the protein MGDLWTAWRSSLNVDYVRPCKTKAEVLKNVPKGFNAKEWDWLVTNKFLTDEFQKTSNQNSNNRVNGVMPHRTGSKLHRQLIYEMVGKDNNPPDIAKILYETRHKNGKLVEPEAQEKYDEIVKTVQSNASLSHIEVVEKCFGPQCHSHVFGFGGGMKRKHFNCSPTMSGEDDTLQ from the exons ATGGGGGATTTGTGGACAGCATGGAGGTCATCCTTGAATGTTGATTATGTGAGACCTTGCAAAACTAAAGCTGAAGTTCTAAAAAATGTGCCGAAAGGGTTTAATGCTAAAGAATGGGACTGGCTTGTAACTAATAAGTTCTTAACTGATGAGTTTCAG AAAACCAGTAACCAGAATTCTAATAATCGGGTAAATGGAGTAATGCCTCATCGAACTGGAAGCAAGCTGCACAGACAACTGATATATGAAATG GTAGGCAAGGATAATAACCCACCTGATATTGCAAAAATTTTGTATGAGACTCGGCATAAAAATGGAAAGCTTGTTGAGCCAGAAGCGCaagaaaaatat GATGAGATTGTGAAGACTGTTCAATCTAATGCATCACTCTCACATATTGAGGTTGTTGAAAAGTGTTTTGGACCACAGTGCCATAGTCATGTCTTTGGTTTTGGAGGTggaatgaaaagaaaacattttaattgTTCACCTACAATGTCTGGTGAAG ATGACACGCTGCAGTAA